In Oreochromis aureus strain Israel breed Guangdong linkage group 20, ZZ_aureus, whole genome shotgun sequence, the following are encoded in one genomic region:
- the gpr173 gene encoding probable G-protein coupled receptor 173 isoform X2 — protein sequence MCLEVFLFSVNYRKEATTSTEEQSADEGGGGGMGGGAFGMANGNESTEGPVGPMAAVVATAEGMVADSSSSVISTYIKLVLLGLIICISLVGNLVVSLLVLRDQALHKAPYYFLLDLCLADSIRSAICFPFVLVSIKNGSAWTYSVLSCKVVAFMAVLFCFHAAFMLFCISVTRYMAIAHHRFYSKRMTFWTCVAVVCMVWTLSVAMAFPPVFDVGTYKFIREEDQCIFEHRYFKANDTLGFMLMLAVLILATHVVYMKLLLFEYKHRKMKPVQMVPAISQNWTFHGPGATGQAAANWIAGFGRGPMPPTLLGIRQNLHNQNRRLLGMEEFKAEKQLGRMFYVITLLFLVLWSPYIVACYWRVFVKACTIPHRYLSTTVWMSFAQAGVNPIVCFFLNKDLKKGLLSHLPACCRTKPHLPREPYCVM from the exons ATGTGTCTTGAGGTGTTCCTGTTCAGTGTAAACTACAGAAAGGAAGCAACCACGAGTACCGAGGAACAATCGGCAGACGAgggaggtggtg GTGGTATGGGTGGGGGGGCATTTGGGATGGCAAATGGAAATGAGAGCACCGAAGGGCCTGTGGGGCCAATGGCAGCAGTGGTGGCTACTGCAGAAGGCATGGTAGCAGACAGTTCATCCTCCGTTATCTCTACGTATATTAAACTGGTGCTACTTGGGCTGATCATATGCATCAGTCTGGTGGGGAACTTGGTGGTTTCTCTGCTTGTACTCCGGGACCAGGCTCTGCATAAGGCACCTTACTATTTCCTCCTGGATCTGTGCCTGGCAGACAGCATTCGCTCAGCTATCTGCTTCCCCTTTGTGCTGGTGTCTATAAAAAATGGCTCAGCGTGGACCTACAGCGTGCTGAGCTGCAAGGTGGTAGCCTTCATGGCAGTGCTCTTCTGCTTCCATGCTGCCTTCATGCTCTTCTGCATCAGTGTAACACGCTACATGGCCATTGCACACCACCGGTTTTACTCAAAGCGCATGACGTTCTGGACATGTGTGGCAGTAGTATGCATGGTGTGGACGCTGTCTGTGGCAATGGCATTCCCGCCTGTTTTTGATGTGGGCACCTATAAATTCATTCGTGAGGAAGACCAGTGCATTTTTGAGCATCGCTACTTCAAGGCTAATGACACACTGGGCTTCATGCTAATGCTTGCTGTACTCATTCTAGCCACACATGTTGTCTACATGAAGTTACTTCTCTTTGAATACAAGCACCGCAAGATGAAGCCAGTCCAGATGGTACCAGCTATCAGTCAGAATTGGACCTTTCATGGGCCAGGAGCTACAGGCCAAGCAGCTGCTAACTGGATTGCGGGTTTTGGTAGGGGCCCGATGCCACCCACTCTGCTGGGAATACGGCAAAACTTGCACAACCAGAACCGGCGACTCTTAGGCATGGAGGAGTTTAAAGCGGAGAAGCAGCTCGGTAGGATGTTCTATGTGATCACATTACTGTTCCTGGTGCTCTGGTCTCCCTACATAGTAGCTTGCTACTGGAGGGTGTTTGTCAAGGCTTGCACAATACCACACCGGTACCTCTCCACCACTGTGTGGATGAGTTTTGCCCAAGCGGGGGTCAACCCTATCGTCTGCTTCTTCCTTAATAAAGACTTGAAGAAAGGGCTCCTTTCCCACCTACCAGCCTGCTGCAGGACTAAACCTCATCTGCCACGAGAGCCTTACTGTGTCATGTAA
- the gpr173 gene encoding probable G-protein coupled receptor 173 isoform X1, translated as MGGGAFGMANGNESTEGPVGPMAAVVATAEGMVADSSSSVISTYIKLVLLGLIICISLVGNLVVSLLVLRDQALHKAPYYFLLDLCLADSIRSAICFPFVLVSIKNGSAWTYSVLSCKVVAFMAVLFCFHAAFMLFCISVTRYMAIAHHRFYSKRMTFWTCVAVVCMVWTLSVAMAFPPVFDVGTYKFIREEDQCIFEHRYFKANDTLGFMLMLAVLILATHVVYMKLLLFEYKHRKMKPVQMVPAISQNWTFHGPGATGQAAANWIAGFGRGPMPPTLLGIRQNLHNQNRRLLGMEEFKAEKQLGRMFYVITLLFLVLWSPYIVACYWRVFVKACTIPHRYLSTTVWMSFAQAGVNPIVCFFLNKDLKKGLLSHLPACCRTKPHLPREPYCVM; from the coding sequence ATGGGTGGGGGGGCATTTGGGATGGCAAATGGAAATGAGAGCACCGAAGGGCCTGTGGGGCCAATGGCAGCAGTGGTGGCTACTGCAGAAGGCATGGTAGCAGACAGTTCATCCTCCGTTATCTCTACGTATATTAAACTGGTGCTACTTGGGCTGATCATATGCATCAGTCTGGTGGGGAACTTGGTGGTTTCTCTGCTTGTACTCCGGGACCAGGCTCTGCATAAGGCACCTTACTATTTCCTCCTGGATCTGTGCCTGGCAGACAGCATTCGCTCAGCTATCTGCTTCCCCTTTGTGCTGGTGTCTATAAAAAATGGCTCAGCGTGGACCTACAGCGTGCTGAGCTGCAAGGTGGTAGCCTTCATGGCAGTGCTCTTCTGCTTCCATGCTGCCTTCATGCTCTTCTGCATCAGTGTAACACGCTACATGGCCATTGCACACCACCGGTTTTACTCAAAGCGCATGACGTTCTGGACATGTGTGGCAGTAGTATGCATGGTGTGGACGCTGTCTGTGGCAATGGCATTCCCGCCTGTTTTTGATGTGGGCACCTATAAATTCATTCGTGAGGAAGACCAGTGCATTTTTGAGCATCGCTACTTCAAGGCTAATGACACACTGGGCTTCATGCTAATGCTTGCTGTACTCATTCTAGCCACACATGTTGTCTACATGAAGTTACTTCTCTTTGAATACAAGCACCGCAAGATGAAGCCAGTCCAGATGGTACCAGCTATCAGTCAGAATTGGACCTTTCATGGGCCAGGAGCTACAGGCCAAGCAGCTGCTAACTGGATTGCGGGTTTTGGTAGGGGCCCGATGCCACCCACTCTGCTGGGAATACGGCAAAACTTGCACAACCAGAACCGGCGACTCTTAGGCATGGAGGAGTTTAAAGCGGAGAAGCAGCTCGGTAGGATGTTCTATGTGATCACATTACTGTTCCTGGTGCTCTGGTCTCCCTACATAGTAGCTTGCTACTGGAGGGTGTTTGTCAAGGCTTGCACAATACCACACCGGTACCTCTCCACCACTGTGTGGATGAGTTTTGCCCAAGCGGGGGTCAACCCTATCGTCTGCTTCTTCCTTAATAAAGACTTGAAGAAAGGGCTCCTTTCCCACCTACCAGCCTGCTGCAGGACTAAACCTCATCTGCCACGAGAGCCTTACTGTGTCATGTAA